One genomic window of Anaerofustis stercorihominis DSM 17244 includes the following:
- a CDS encoding FAD-dependent oxidoreductase — protein MDALWKNTTDLPDYESLKSNINVDIAIIGGGLAGILTAYKLKEKGLNAVIFEADKICSGTTGYTTGKISLAHGLIYNYLIDNFSLEQAVEYADCNKKAINEYEELINKENIDCEFEKCSSYLYSALYDYNLKEEFKAAKKCNLECEYLEESELPKGIKGAIKYKNQGKFNPLKFVKHIIKDLKIYDHTFIKEFDEQNKLLTTDKGYKVKADKIVFACHYPFVNSPGYYFLRMHQERSYFLICENKKKLKNIYLNVDEKGYSFRSYDKYLLFGGEKHRTGGNKEGYKYNLLREKLKTFDKNYNEVGHYSTQDCMSIDKVPYIGLFSDSLKDIYVLTGFNKWGMTSSMFGSDIIADMISNGLDNKNSIFCPSRFDTKGVAKSAIKEGPYSIKGLSKEFLNIPNTELDKLLLGHGGVVKYNGKKVGVYKDEDGKCYIVSTKCPHLGCELSWNPDEKSWDCPCHGSRFDYMGNIINDPSVENLEFIEKKQ, from the coding sequence ATGGATGCACTTTGGAAAAACACTACGGATTTACCTGATTATGAAAGCTTGAAAAGTAATATAAATGTTGATATAGCTATAATCGGAGGAGGGCTTGCGGGTATACTAACGGCTTATAAATTAAAGGAAAAGGGACTTAATGCTGTAATTTTTGAAGCAGATAAAATATGTTCGGGTACAACAGGGTATACGACAGGTAAAATATCTTTGGCACATGGACTTATTTATAATTATTTAATAGATAACTTTTCTTTAGAACAAGCAGTAGAATATGCTGACTGTAATAAAAAAGCGATAAACGAATATGAAGAATTGATAAATAAAGAAAATATTGATTGTGAATTTGAAAAATGCTCTTCTTATCTTTACTCCGCTTTATATGATTATAATTTAAAGGAAGAATTTAAAGCGGCTAAAAAATGTAATTTGGAATGTGAGTATTTAGAAGAAAGTGAGCTTCCAAAAGGTATTAAGGGAGCAATAAAATATAAAAATCAAGGAAAATTTAATCCTTTAAAGTTTGTGAAACATATAATAAAGGATTTAAAGATATATGATCATACTTTTATCAAAGAATTTGATGAACAAAATAAATTATTGACTACCGATAAAGGATATAAAGTCAAAGCGGATAAAATAGTATTTGCCTGTCATTACCCTTTTGTAAACAGTCCCGGATATTATTTTTTAAGAATGCACCAAGAAAGATCATATTTTTTAATATGTGAAAATAAAAAGAAACTTAAAAATATATACTTAAATGTAGATGAAAAAGGATATTCTTTCAGAAGTTATGACAAATATTTACTATTCGGCGGAGAAAAGCATAGGACGGGAGGAAATAAAGAGGGCTATAAATATAATTTACTCAGAGAAAAACTAAAAACCTTTGACAAAAACTATAATGAAGTCGGTCATTATTCGACTCAGGACTGTATGAGTATAGATAAAGTTCCTTATATCGGCTTATTTTCAGATTCACTGAAAGACATTTATGTACTTACGGGATTTAATAAGTGGGGAATGACGTCTTCGATGTTCGGAAGTGATATAATTGCCGATATGATATCGAATGGTCTTGATAATAAAAACAGTATTTTTTGTCCAAGCAGATTTGATACCAAAGGTGTTGCAAAGTCAGCTATTAAAGAAGGTCCTTATTCCATAAAGGGACTATCTAAGGAATTTCTCAATATACCAAATACCGAACTTGATAAACTGCTTTTGGGACACGGAGGAGTCGTTAAGTATAATGGAAAGAAAGTCGGAGTGTATAAAGATGAAGACGGAAAGTGCTATATAGTTTCTACAAAGTGTCCTCATTTAGGATGTGAACTATCTTGGAATCCCGATGAAAAATCATGGGACTGTCCTTGCCATGGTTCGAGGTTTGATTATATGGGTAATATAATCAATGATCCGAGTGTGGAAAATTTGGAGTTTATAGAAAAGAAACAGTAA
- the phnX gene encoding phosphonoacetaldehyde hydrolase: MSKIKAVIFDWAGTTVDYGCFAPVQTFIEVFNAYGLSPTMEETRKPMGMLKIDHIRTMLNMDRLSEEFIKKHNRKFNEDDVKTMHDRFSDMILKVLNKHSDVKPYVLETVEELKKMNIKIGSTTGYTDKMMKIVTDTAKSQGYEPDAWFSPDSTNKMGRPYPYMIFKNMEELNIKSVDEVIKVGDTVSDILEGKNAGVISVGIIEGSSEMGLTMEEYNNLSKENKEKEIERVKKTYKNAGADYIINDIRGIIDIINDL, from the coding sequence ATGAGTAAAATTAAAGCAGTAATTTTTGATTGGGCGGGAACAACCGTTGATTACGGATGTTTCGCTCCGGTTCAAACTTTTATAGAAGTTTTTAACGCATACGGACTGAGTCCTACAATGGAAGAAACAAGAAAGCCAATGGGTATGCTTAAAATAGACCATATAAGAACTATGCTTAATATGGATAGATTAAGTGAAGAATTTATTAAAAAGCATAATAGAAAATTCAATGAAGATGATGTTAAGACAATGCATGACAGATTTTCTGATATGATATTAAAGGTTTTGAATAAACATTCCGATGTAAAACCTTATGTCTTGGAAACAGTGGAAGAACTTAAAAAAATGAATATTAAAATAGGCTCTACCACGGGTTATACAGATAAAATGATGAAAATAGTTACAGATACGGCAAAATCCCAAGGTTACGAACCTGACGCTTGGTTTAGTCCCGATTCTACCAACAAAATGGGAAGACCATATCCTTACATGATATTTAAGAATATGGAAGAATTAAACATAAAGTCTGTTGATGAAGTAATTAAAGTCGGAGATACTGTTTCTGATATTTTGGAAGGAAAAAATGCCGGTGTTATATCCGTAGGAATTATTGAAGGTAGTTCGGAAATGGGACTTACAATGGAAGAATACAATAATTTAAGTAAAGAAAATAAAGAAAAAGAAATTGAAAGAGTTAAGAAAACTTATAAAAATGCAGGAGCAGATTATATAATCAATGATATTAGAGGCATAATAGATATTATAAACGACCTTTAA
- the phnW gene encoding 2-aminoethylphosphonate--pyruvate transaminase, translating to MKYKLLTPGPLTTTDSVKEQMLFDHCTWDEDYKKITRDITDKLLDLAHVNKEKYVCTLMQGSGTFGVESVLSSSIGKDEKLLILANGAYGERMTDIAKHNKINYVMYTQDYNKRHDLNKIKDILENDKDITHVSIVHSETTSGILNDIEEVGKIIKNYNKIFIVDAMSSFGGIDIPVEKYDIDFIISSANKCIQGVPGFSFIIAKKEEILKCKNKARSLSLDLYAQWETMNKDGKWRFTSPTHTVLAFNKALDELIEEGGIEKRYERYFNNNRLLINKMEKLGFKTYVDLKYQSPIITSFIYPENVGYTFKEMYSYIKQRGYAIYPGKIENINSFRIGNIGEIYEEDIIKLCDIIDEFLKGVN from the coding sequence ATGAAATATAAATTATTAACTCCCGGACCTCTTACAACCACTGACTCCGTCAAAGAACAAATGTTATTTGATCACTGTACATGGGATGAAGACTATAAAAAGATTACAAGAGATATAACAGACAAATTACTTGATTTAGCACATGTAAACAAAGAAAAATATGTATGCACTTTAATGCAGGGAAGCGGGACTTTCGGAGTTGAATCTGTGTTATCAAGTTCAATAGGCAAAGATGAGAAACTTCTCATCCTTGCAAACGGAGCTTACGGTGAAAGAATGACTGATATAGCTAAGCATAATAAAATAAATTATGTTATGTATACACAAGATTATAATAAAAGACATGATTTAAATAAAATAAAGGATATACTTGAAAATGATAAAGATATCACTCATGTGTCTATTGTGCATAGTGAAACTACTTCAGGCATATTAAATGATATAGAAGAAGTCGGTAAAATAATTAAAAACTATAATAAAATATTTATCGTTGATGCAATGAGCAGTTTCGGTGGTATAGATATCCCGGTAGAAAAATATGATATAGATTTCATCATAAGCAGTGCAAATAAATGTATACAAGGTGTACCGGGATTTTCATTTATTATAGCTAAAAAAGAAGAAATATTAAAATGTAAAAATAAAGCAAGAAGTCTTTCTCTCGATTTATATGCACAGTGGGAAACGATGAATAAAGACGGAAAATGGAGATTTACCTCACCTACTCATACAGTACTGGCATTTAATAAAGCATTGGATGAATTAATTGAAGAAGGCGGGATTGAAAAAAGATATGAAAGATATTTTAACAACAATCGTCTTTTAATAAATAAAATGGAAAAACTGGGATTTAAAACATATGTAGATTTAAAATATCAGTCACCTATTATAACATCTTTTATATATCCTGAAAATGTCGGATATACATTTAAAGAAATGTATAGTTATATAAAACAAAGAGGATATGCTATATATCCCGGTAAAATTGAAAATATTAATTCTTTCAGAATAGGAAACATAGGCGAAATATACGAAGAAGATATTATAAAGTTATGTGATATTATTGATGAATTTTTAAAAGGAGTTAATTAA
- a CDS encoding threonine/serine exporter family protein, whose amino-acid sequence MIESLIQILMALIGSVGFAILFNIKKDKISIIAFGGAMSWICYLFFYSYNANKVISLFISTFILSIFAEIISRKIKTPVIIILIPILVPLIPGGDLYYTMYNLVTDNMDNFIYFFNLVIKEAAAISFGIILVTSIMQIITKLKKYYIRKRPY is encoded by the coding sequence ATGATAGAAAGTCTAATTCAAATACTGATGGCGTTAATAGGTTCTGTAGGATTTGCAATACTATTCAATATAAAAAAAGACAAAATTTCTATTATTGCTTTCGGAGGAGCAATGTCCTGGATTTGTTATTTGTTTTTTTACAGTTATAATGCAAATAAAGTAATAAGTTTATTTATATCAACTTTCATATTATCTATATTTGCAGAAATCATATCCAGAAAAATAAAAACTCCGGTAATAATTATTCTAATACCGATACTGGTTCCTTTGATACCCGGAGGAGATTTATACTATACAATGTATAATTTGGTCACCGACAATATGGATAATTTTATTTACTTTTTTAATTTGGTTATAAAAGAAGCAGCGGCGATTTCTTTTGGTATCATACTTGTTACTTCAATAATGCAGATAATTACAAAACTAAAAAAATATTATATAAGAAAAAGACCCTACTGA
- a CDS encoding threonine/serine ThrE exporter family protein: MQSTKLVSNILDIGEMLLVSGAEVSRVEDTMIRLGTSYGFKKVDVFTITSTIILTIHLPNDEIITQTRRIKKYNTNFEKVEYLNQLSRDICSKKVNISKVEKEIRNIDKTKNYPKVLHLFSYIAISFAFSVFFGGIFSDAVASGITGSILFILLELLNKVNMNNIVISLLSSTLTALSAVTLSNIGIGSNIDKIIIGNIMLLIPGIPLTNSLRDLINGDIISGLLGLLESLLKAAAVALGFSLILIPMGG, translated from the coding sequence ATGCAAAGTACTAAACTGGTTTCAAATATATTGGATATAGGTGAAATGCTTCTTGTATCGGGAGCTGAAGTAAGCAGAGTAGAAGATACTATGATACGTCTAGGAACTTCTTACGGCTTTAAAAAAGTAGATGTATTTACCATTACATCTACGATAATACTGACTATACACCTTCCAAATGACGAAATAATAACACAAACAAGAAGGATCAAAAAATATAACACAAATTTTGAAAAGGTTGAATACCTAAATCAATTATCAAGAGATATATGTTCAAAAAAAGTTAATATTTCAAAAGTTGAAAAGGAAATTAGAAATATAGATAAAACTAAAAATTATCCTAAAGTTTTACATTTATTCTCTTATATAGCCATTTCATTTGCTTTTTCAGTCTTTTTCGGAGGGATTTTTTCAGATGCTGTGGCTTCGGGAATAACAGGATCAATTTTATTTATTTTACTTGAGCTATTAAATAAAGTAAACATGAACAATATAGTCATAAGCCTTTTATCCTCTACATTAACTGCTTTAAGTGCCGTTACGCTATCTAATATAGGTATAGGAAGTAATATAGATAAAATCATAATAGGAAATATAATGCTTTTAATTCCCGGTATACCTCTTACAAATTCTTTAAGAGATTTAATCAACGGAGATATAATATCCGGTTTATTGGGACTGCTTGAATCTCTGCTTAAAGCTGCCGCAGTTGCTCTGGGGTTCTCTCTGATACTAATACCAATGGGAGGTTAA